CAGGTGTTCGATGTGCGCCGTCCCCACGTTGGTGACGACCCCCACGGTCGGGGCCGCGACGGCCGCCAGCGGCGCGATCTCGCCCGGGTGGTTCATGCCGATCTCGACCACCGCGGCGTGGTGCTCGGGCGCGAGCCGGAGCAGCGTGAGCGGCAGGCCGAACTGGTTGTTCAGGTTGCCCTCCGTCTTCAGGCAGGGCGCCCGCACGGCCAGGATCGCCGCCGTCATCTCCTTGGTCGTCGTCTTGCCGTTGCTGCCGGTGATCGCGATCACCGGCCCCGCGAAGCGGCGCCGGTGTCCGGCCGCGAGGGCCGCGAGGGCCGCGGTCGTGTCGGGCACGCCGATCACCGCTACGGGCGGCGCTGCCGGGGCGGGCAGGGCGCGCGCGCCGCCGGCCGCGGCGAAGGCCCCCGGCTCGACGAGCAGCGCCACCGCGCCGGCGCGCACCGTGTCGGCGAGGAAGCGGTGGGCGTCGTGGCGCGGGCCCCGGATCGCCACGAAGAGCGCCCCCGGCCCGACCCGGCGCGAGTCGATCGAGACGCTGCCGAAATGGCCGTCGGCCGGGCCGCCGAGCAGGGTACCGCCCGTCCAGCGCAGCGCGTCGGCGACCGCGATCCCGCTCACGCGCCCGCCTCCGTCCCGGCCGCGGGCCGGTGGGCGAGCGCGCGGCGCGCCTCGCTGCGGTCGTCGAAGGGCAGCCGCTCGCGGCCGACGATCTGGTAGTCCTCGTGGCCCTTGCCGGCGATCACCACCGTGTCCTCCGGGCGGGCGAGCGCCACCGCGAGCGCGATCGCCTCGTGGCGGTCGGCGATCCGGGCGTAGCCGCGCTCGGCGCCGTCGAGGGCGCCGGCCGCGACGGCACGCAGCCCCGTGAGGCCGGCCACCACGTCGTCGAGGATGCGCTCGGGGTCCTCGCGCCGCGGGTTGTCGCTCGTGACGATGACGCGGTCGCTCCAGCGCGCCACCGCCTCCGCCATCGGGACCCGCTTGCTGCGGTCCCGCTCTCCGCCGCAGCCGAAGACGGTGACGAGGCGCCCCTGCGCGAGCGGCCGCACCGTGCGCAGGAGCTTGTCGACGGCGTCGGGGGTGTGCGCGTAGTCGACGAGCACGGTGGGCACGCCGGGGCGGTTCGGGTCGACGCGCTCGATCCGGCCGGGCACCTGCGCGCACTCCGCAGCGCCCCGCGCGATCGCCTCGGGGCCGAGCCCGAGCGCCACGGCGCAGCCCGCCGCCACGAGCAGGTTCTCGAGATTGAAGTCGCCGAGCAGCGGCAGCGTGAGCGCGAGCGGTCCCCCGGGCAGCCGCAGCCGCGCGTGGCTTCCCTCGAGCGCGACGCGGGCGTCCTCGAGCGCGACGTCGACACCCGGCCCGGGCTTGCGCGACACGCGCAGCAGGCGGGCGCCGGCCTGGCGGGCAGCCGCCTCGAAGTGCGGCGCGCTCGGGTCGTCGGCGTTCACCACGGCCGCCGCGCCCGGCCGCAGCCGCTCGCCGAACAGCCGCAGCTTGGCGTCGCGGTAGGCCTCCATCGTGCCGTGGAAGTCGAGATGGTCCTGGGTGACGTTCGTCACGCCGGCCACCGCGAAGCGGCACTCGTCGGTGCGGCCCATGGCGAGGGCGTGGGACGAGACCTCCATCGCCACGGCGTCGACGCCGCGCGTGCGCATCGCCCGCAGGATGCGCTGGAGCTCGAGGCTCTCGGGGGTGGTGTTGAGCGTGCGCTGGCGCTCGCCGGCGTAGCGCACCTCGACGGTGCCGATCACACCGGGCCGGCGGCCGGCGGCGGCGAGCATCGCCTCGAGCAGGTAGGTGGTGCTGGTCTTGCCGTTGGTGCCGGTGATCCCGACGAGCTCGAGCTCCTCGGAGGGGTGGCCGTAGAAGCGCGCGGCCAGCGGCGCCAGCGCGCGGCGCGTGTCGGCCACGAGCACCGCCGGCCGGCCGCCGCGCTCGAGCCCGGCCGGCAGCTCCTCGACCACCAGCGCGGCCGCGCCGAGCGCGAGCGCCTGGCCGAGGTGCCGGTGCGCATCCACCTGCGCCCCGCGCAGCGCGACGAAGAGGTCGCCCGGCACGACCGCGCGCGAGTCGATCGCGACCCCCCGGATCGGGACACCGAGCGCCGCGTCGCCGCCTTCGATGCGCAGCGCCTCGCGTCCCGCCGGAAGTGCTGCGAGGAGCTCGCCGAGCCTCATGACGTCAGCCTCGACCTCCCGCCGGCGCGAAGCGCACCCGCAACGTCTCGCGTCCGGCCGTGACGATCGTGCCGGGCACGGGCTCCTGTGTCACGGCCCGCCCGTGCCCGGTCAGCTCGAGCCGCAGGGCGGTGCGCGCGGTGCGCTCCACCACCTCCGCGACGGTGAGCCCGCGCAGGTCCGGCACCAGCACGCGGTCGCCCTGGCTCGCGACCCCTCCGGCCCGCGCGGGGACCGCCGCGGTCCGCGTGGCGGGCGCCGTCGGATCCAGCCACTCGGGCTCGGTCGGGATCCCGAGCTGGGTCAGGTGCGCCGCCGCCACCTTTGCGAAGACGGGCGCGGCCACGATGCCGCCGGTGTGCAGGCCCGTCGGCTCGTCGATCGCCACCGCGATCGCCACCCGCGGGTCGTCGGCCGGCGCGAGCCCCACGAACCAGCCGATGTAGCGCTTCTGCGAGTAGCGGCCGTTCGGCTCGAGCTTCTGCGCGGTGCCGGTCTTGCCGGCGACCGCGAGTCCGCGCAGCCGCGCGCGCCGGCCGGTGCCGCCTTCCACGTGTACGACGCCGGCCAGCATGTCCATCACGGCCGCCGCTGCCTCCGGCGACACCGCGCGGCGTCCCGTGCCGAGGGGCAGCGCCTGCCAGGCGCCCCCCGGCGCGCGGCGCGCGCGGACGAGGCGCGGCGGCATCCAGACCCCGCCGTTGCCCAGCGCCGCGACCGCTGCCGCGAGCTGCACCGGCGTGACCGAGATGCCCTGCCCGAAGGTCGCGGTGGCGGCGTCGACCGGACGCCAGCGCGACACGTCGCGCAGCAGCCCGCTCGACTCCCCCGGGAAGCCGCTGCCCGTGCCCGCGCCGAAGCCGAAGCGCCGCAGCGTCTCGTAGTGGCGGCGCGCGCCCACCCGCTGGCCGATGATCACGGCTCCGACGTTGCTCGAGACGCGCAGGATGCCGGCCACGTCGAGGCTCGGCTTCGGGTGCAGATCGCGGATCGTCTTGCCCGGCACGCGCAGGCCGCCGCGCAGGTCGAAGACCTCGTGGCTCTTCACCGCGCCCGCGTCGAGCGCGGCCGCGATGACGAAGGTCTTGAAGGTGGAGCCGGGCTCGAAGGCGTCGCTGAACGCGCGCGAGCGGGTGTCGCCGAACGGGAGGGTGCGGAAGTGGTTCGGGTCGAAGCCGGGGCTCTCGGCGAGCGCCAGCACGTCGCCCGTGCGCGGATCGAGCGAGACCACGAAGCCGCCCTTCGCACGGGCCTTCGCGACGCCCTCCGCGAGCGCCGCCTCGGCGTCGGCCTGGAAGTGGAGGTCGAGGGTGAGCGCCACGTCGCCGCCAGCCGTGGCGTTCCGGTCGAGGCCCGGCCCGAGCAGCAGGCGGCCGCGCGCATCGCGCTCGACGGCGACGCGCTGCGGGCGGCC
This DNA window, taken from Deltaproteobacteria bacterium, encodes the following:
- a CDS encoding penicillin-binding transpeptidase domain-containing protein, producing MRAPDLGPLRLRLRIVYALLLLAFASLTVRAAQLTLLAGRSTERGRSQLLSALELAPERGRIVDREGVDLALTVGVASVYAVPSEITDPDATAQQLGALLDLDAARLRERLARRRPFVFVKRWVDEERAERVRALDLAGIGTVSEPRRAYPHGALAARLVGFANIDGQGVRGVEQMENAFLVGRPQRVAVERDARGRLLLGPGLDRNATAGGDVALTLDLHFQADAEAALAEGVAKARAKGGFVVSLDPRTGDVLALAESPGFDPNHFRTLPFGDTRSRAFSDAFEPGSTFKTFVIAAALDAGAVKSHEVFDLRGGLRVPGKTIRDLHPKPSLDVAGILRVSSNVGAVIIGQRVGARRHYETLRRFGFGAGTGSGFPGESSGLLRDVSRWRPVDAATATFGQGISVTPVQLAAAVAALGNGGVWMPPRLVRARRAPGGAWQALPLGTGRRAVSPEAAAAVMDMLAGVVHVEGGTGRRARLRGLAVAGKTGTAQKLEPNGRYSQKRYIGWFVGLAPADDPRVAIAVAIDEPTGLHTGGIVAAPVFAKVAAAHLTQLGIPTEPEWLDPTAPATRTAAVPARAGGVASQGDRVLVPDLRGLTVAEVVERTARTALRLELTGHGRAVTQEPVPGTIVTAGRETLRVRFAPAGGRG
- a CDS encoding UDP-N-acetylmuramoyl-L-alanyl-D-glutamate--2,6-diaminopimelate ligase; its protein translation is MRLGELLAALPAGREALRIEGGDAALGVPIRGVAIDSRAVVPGDLFVALRGAQVDAHRHLGQALALGAAALVVEELPAGLERGGRPAVLVADTRRALAPLAARFYGHPSEELELVGITGTNGKTSTTYLLEAMLAAAGRRPGVIGTVEVRYAGERQRTLNTTPESLELQRILRAMRTRGVDAVAMEVSSHALAMGRTDECRFAVAGVTNVTQDHLDFHGTMEAYRDAKLRLFGERLRPGAAAVVNADDPSAPHFEAAARQAGARLLRVSRKPGPGVDVALEDARVALEGSHARLRLPGGPLALTLPLLGDFNLENLLVAAGCAVALGLGPEAIARGAAECAQVPGRIERVDPNRPGVPTVLVDYAHTPDAVDKLLRTVRPLAQGRLVTVFGCGGERDRSKRVPMAEAVARWSDRVIVTSDNPRREDPERILDDVVAGLTGLRAVAAGALDGAERGYARIADRHEAIALAVALARPEDTVVIAGKGHEDYQIVGRERLPFDDRSEARRALAHRPAAGTEAGA